From one Lycium ferocissimum isolate CSIRO_LF1 chromosome 7, AGI_CSIRO_Lferr_CH_V1, whole genome shotgun sequence genomic stretch:
- the LOC132064599 gene encoding uncharacterized protein LOC132064599, giving the protein MEALFAQFSILSDQALCDKNCDPYTIEDDLMKLFEVEAYKAWAAMELDQENQVEEAENYMKEAEEHLNTAMEDAMEEFRRFEEEMNQMAKAEYDSLVGVAERARNMGKTMEKVATFAAKKYIEGAVNSAGASTKSAIKAISSHSNKVYPS; this is encoded by the coding sequence ATGGAGGCACTTTTTGCTCAATTCTCCATTCTGTCTGACCAGGCTCTTTGTGACAAGAACTGCGATCCTTACACCATAGAAGATGATCTAATGAAGCTCTTTGAAGTTGAGGCTTACAAGGCTTGGGCAGCCATGGAACTGGATCAAGAAAATCAAGTTGAAGAAGCTGAGAATTACATGAAAGAAGCAGAAGAACACCTTAACACTGCAATGGAAGATGCCATGGAAGAATTTCGCCGTTTTGAAGAGGAAATGAACCAAATGGCTAAAGCTGAATATGATAGCCTTGTGGGTGTTGCTGAAAGAGCTAGAAATATGGGAAAGACTATGGAGAAAGTGGCTACATTTGCTGCCAAGAAGTATATTGAAGGTGCTGTTAACTCTGCTGGTGCTTCAACGAAATCTGCTATTAAAGCCATTTCTTCTCACTCTAACAAGGTTTATCCTTCTTAA